TCGAGTGTGCTTGCTGGACCTGTCCGTGTGATGTCGGTGTACTCGCCTTCTTTCTCCTCGACGACCCGCTTTCCTTTTGGCTCAAGATCCAACCCGAGTTCGTCATCGAGCTCCTGTGCGAACTCCTCGGGATCCATCTCGTAGTACTCGTGCTCACCACCTTCTTCGCCCGGCTCTCCCTCTTCATCACCGTCACCCGGCTCTGGCTGTCCAACAGGTTCACCGACATCCGGTGCCTCATCGTTTCCCTGCCCGACGCCACCTTGATCGCGTCGGTCGTACTCGAACGAGGGGAGGTCAACGATCTTGATCGGAATGTGAATCTCATCGGGAAGACTCTGTCCGAGGTCACCGTACTGGATAAAATCGGCGAGGTCTTGCCTGCGCTCCTCACCGACTTCCCGGTACCGTTCGAGGTCGTCTCTCAGTCCCATTTGTAACTCACTTGACTCATGACGTGTCGACTCGTCAGCTCAGCAGACGCTTCGCTGTAGTCGAACATCTCGATCATGTTGTCGATGGTCTCTTCTTTCACTGTGGCTGTCTCGGTCCCGGTTGGTGGATCATCCCACTGACGAGGGTCGAAGTCCTCGAATGTCCGGCTGACCTCTTCCCAGTCGTGACTCCCGAGAACCGTTCGGATCACGGGGATTTCCTTTGGATTGACATCTTTCACCCGGAACTCCTCGTCTCGGTTGTGCCACGCGTGGCGGTTCAGCGCCGTGATGATTTTCTCGATTCGGAACGATCTGACGGCTTCGGACGGTTCGGTTCCCGAGTAATGTTTCTCGTCGAATCGGCCGAGATGCTCGATCTCGAAGACTTTCATTTTGAGCGGATCGGGATCTTCGTGTTCGCCGCGGTCGTTCACGATCGGCTCTTCTTCGGCCCACGCGTAGACGTGTTCGACGTATTCTTCGACCGTCGCCACGTCGACGCGCTTTTCGCGCATAATCGCTGTGAGGACATCCTCCTCTTGGGTAGAGAAGATCTGGTTTTTCACCTGCACAACGCGATTCTCGAACTCCGTTCGTTCGGTGTCGGAAAACACAGGCGCATCGCGGAGTCCGTCTGCCATCGCGTCTAGTACGTCGCGTGGCATAATGATGTTTTCAACCGAGAAATCTGGGTGGTGTCGATCCTGCTCTTCGTAGAGGAGATCTGCAACGACATCTCGTGTGTACGTCACCGGAATGCCGTGCTGTCCATCGGTAGCGTCGTCTGCAAAGTCGAATTCGTCTTTTCCACGCTGATCATCGCCGTCGCGGATGTATCCAGCGTCGAACAGCCGTGCTTTGTCCACAAGATCGAGTCCTGGTGGCAGATCGTCTGTGTCGAGGCGCGTAACGACCGAATAGAGCGCTGCCGATTCGATAGCGTGTGGTGCGAGTTCGCGCTCTGTTACGTCCTGCTCGCTTCCCCGTACAGTGATGGTGAGTGATTCGCGGATCATCTCCTCCAGCTGATCGTACGAATCGGCCACCCACACTTCGGTTTCGTTCGTTAACTCTCGCCGAAGGAGCTCTGCTTCGAGCGAGAGGTTCGTCAGATACCGGAACTCGTGCTTATCAAGACGCCGCTTGAGTGCTTTGAGTGGGTCTTGTCCCTGCCGATCTGCGTGTTGATTGAGTTGTGCTTCGAGGTCGGGGTTAGAGATGATGATCAACTGCGTGTCGATGTCCATCCCGATACCCTTATCGAGCTTCACGTGTCTCTCGTCAGGAACGTTGAGCAGCTTCTGCAGGAGATCAGCGTGTTGTGCGGCGTCCTCGACCAATGTTAGCAAACCGTTACCTTGTGAGAGCACGCCGTCGTAGCTGAATGCTTGTGGGTTCTTCCGACCGCGCGAATCGAGCTTTTGCAACATTCCTGCCATCCACGATCCCACGAGACGCTCTTTCGGCGTTCCTTCGTCCTCAGAGTGGAGGACGCCGATTCCGTCTCCGATATCGACCACGAAGTTCTTCACGCGAAGATGCTCTGGGTTCGTCACAGCCGAAAACAGGTCATCGCGTCCCTGTCTGCGGTACTGCTCTTCGAGGTAGTCATAGGCCTCCCGACAGAAGGGATCGAGTTTGCTACCGACCTGAATCTCGATGTGATCATCGAGGCGTTCGTTGAGCTCATCGAGCAGGTGCTGGCGAACCGTCGGTGGGAAAACGGTCAGTGGATGTGACTGGACTGGGCTCGCATACCAATCGTCCTCGTCGCTCACTGGCTGATCGCCGTAGGTAAGCCCGCTGGATTCTCGCGCACCAGCGACGTTCCACTCGATGGTGTATCGACGCCCCTCGTCGGTC
The nucleotide sequence above comes from Halocatena marina. Encoded proteins:
- a CDS encoding PrkA family serine protein kinase yields the protein MSREFIHEADRELTETYEEPMGIEEYVDCILEQPQLASHASKYLLEAIESAGTRTVVEEGEENERYRFFDDPHNDGEHAILGNTEVLNEFVDDLRSIASQRGKEEKIVWLEGPTATGKSEMKRCLINGLREYSKTDEGRRYTIEWNVAGARESSGLTYGDQPVSDEDDWYASPVQSHPLTVFPPTVRQHLLDELNERLDDHIEIQVGSKLDPFCREAYDYLEEQYRRQGRDDLFSAVTNPEHLRVKNFVVDIGDGIGVLHSEDEGTPKERLVGSWMAGMLQKLDSRGRKNPQAFSYDGVLSQGNGLLTLVEDAAQHADLLQKLLNVPDERHVKLDKGIGMDIDTQLIIISNPDLEAQLNQHADRQGQDPLKALKRRLDKHEFRYLTNLSLEAELLRRELTNETEVWVADSYDQLEEMIRESLTITVRGSEQDVTERELAPHAIESAALYSVVTRLDTDDLPPGLDLVDKARLFDAGYIRDGDDQRGKDEFDFADDATDGQHGIPVTYTRDVVADLLYEEQDRHHPDFSVENIIMPRDVLDAMADGLRDAPVFSDTERTEFENRVVQVKNQIFSTQEEDVLTAIMREKRVDVATVEEYVEHVYAWAEEEPIVNDRGEHEDPDPLKMKVFEIEHLGRFDEKHYSGTEPSEAVRSFRIEKIITALNRHAWHNRDEEFRVKDVNPKEIPVIRTVLGSHDWEEVSRTFEDFDPRQWDDPPTGTETATVKEETIDNMIEMFDYSEASAELTSRHVMSQVSYKWD